A stretch of Gammaproteobacteria bacterium DNA encodes these proteins:
- the glgA gene encoding glycogen synthase GlgA, whose protein sequence is MRPRKILFVASEAHPLMKTGGLGDVAGALPAALQALHQDVRLVMPAYRAAMRRAGNIRIASLALEEDPHPVRILETTLPGSEVTVWLVDSAPHFDRNGNPYTGPDGHDWPDNPERFSVFARAVTALALDQAGLAWRPDVVHCNDWQSGLVPALLHGLPGRPATVFTIHNLAYQGIFAAEHFWRQKLPGHLWSPEGVEFYGNLSFIKGGLVYADRLNTVSPTYAREITTPEFGCNLDGLLRARADRLCGILNGADYSVWDPVHDPYLSHHYSAGNLDGKAANKAALQRETGLPVSAETPVIGLVGRLAAQKGVDLVLSALPALLSRPVQTVLLGSGDAQLEQTLKTLAEQYPDRLHVTIGFSEEFAHRIEAGADLFLMPSRYEPCGLNQIYSLRYGTLPVVRRTGGLADTVVDASDGPRRATGFVFSDPSPEALLEALSRALALYRRPRAWRRLQRNAMAQDFSWANSARNYLKLYERSLSQKPAPPEPV, encoded by the coding sequence ATGCGACCACGAAAAATACTCTTCGTTGCCAGCGAAGCCCATCCCCTGATGAAAACGGGCGGCCTGGGTGATGTGGCCGGCGCCCTGCCCGCGGCGTTGCAAGCTTTGCACCAAGACGTGCGCCTCGTCATGCCCGCCTACCGCGCCGCCATGCGCCGGGCCGGAAACATTCGCATCGCCAGCCTGGCGCTGGAGGAAGACCCCCACCCGGTGCGCATCCTGGAAACCACCCTGCCGGGCAGCGAGGTGACGGTGTGGCTGGTGGATTCCGCCCCGCACTTCGACCGCAACGGCAACCCCTACACCGGCCCCGACGGCCACGACTGGCCCGACAACCCGGAACGTTTCAGCGTCTTTGCCCGCGCCGTCACCGCCCTGGCCCTGGACCAGGCCGGCCTGGCCTGGCGCCCCGATGTAGTGCACTGCAACGACTGGCAGAGCGGTTTGGTACCCGCTCTGCTCCACGGCCTCCCCGGGCGCCCGGCCACAGTGTTCACCATTCACAATCTAGCCTATCAGGGGATCTTTGCCGCAGAGCACTTCTGGCGGCAAAAGCTGCCCGGCCACCTGTGGTCACCGGAAGGCGTGGAATTCTACGGCAATCTTTCCTTCATAAAAGGGGGGCTGGTGTACGCCGACCGCCTGAACACCGTCAGCCCCACCTACGCCCGGGAAATCACCACCCCGGAATTCGGCTGCAACCTGGACGGCCTGCTCCGCGCCCGCGCCGACCGCCTCTGTGGCATTCTCAACGGCGCCGACTACAGCGTCTGGGACCCCGTCCACGACCCCTATCTGAGCCACCATTACAGCGCCGGCAATCTGGACGGCAAAGCCGCCAACAAAGCCGCCCTGCAACGGGAGACCGGCCTGCCCGTGAGCGCGGAAACACCGGTGATCGGCCTGGTGGGACGGCTGGCGGCGCAAAAAGGGGTGGACCTGGTACTGAGCGCGCTGCCCGCCCTGCTGAGCCGGCCCGTGCAAACCGTACTCCTGGGCAGTGGCGATGCCCAACTGGAACAGACTCTCAAAACCCTGGCGGAACAATACCCCGACCGGCTCCACGTCACCATCGGCTTCAGCGAGGAATTCGCCCACCGCATCGAAGCGGGCGCCGACCTCTTTCTCATGCCCTCGCGCTACGAGCCCTGCGGCCTGAATCAGATTTACAGCCTGCGCTACGGCACCCTGCCGGTGGTGCGCCGCACCGGCGGCTTGGCGGACACGGTGGTGGATGCCAGCGACGGCCCCAGACGCGCCACCGGCTTTGTCTTCAGCGACCCCAGCCCCGAAGCCCTGCTGGAAGCGCTCAGCCGGGCCCTGGCCCTGTACCGCCGGCCGCGGGCCTGGCGGCGGCTGCAACGCAACGCCATGGCCCAGGACTTCAGCTGGGCCAACAGCGCCCGGAACTACCTCAAGCTCTACGAACGGTCCCTGTCCCAAAAACCGGCACCACCCGAGCCTGTATAA